The sequence below is a genomic window from Monodelphis domestica isolate mMonDom1 chromosome 2, mMonDom1.pri, whole genome shotgun sequence.
TTCTTTACCCTATTTAGGATATTCTCATCCAAATGTGCCCTCATATATACCTCTCTAGACACTCACTTCTCCGatcagtcaattagcatttattaagcacttagtatatGCCAGGCACGGGACTTGGCACGAAGAAAGGCCAAAAAATCCCctaatagtccctgcccttataGAGCTCACATTCTGTGCAAGCGAGACAACGTGGAGGCACTGTCATGCCAATCCCTTGAGATAAGCAGTcccacaaagacagacagacagacacgaACACTTCCCCCTTAGGGCTTGTTTATGTACAATTTCAGCTCTGAGTTCCTGGGACAGACTTGGATTGGGACTCTGCGGCTCTCTGGGTGCTGTCAGGCAGATTCCTGGGCGAGCCTGGCCAGGCATCTCTCCAAGGGGGGGAGCCTTGATCCTCCCTGCTGGAGGGAGTTCTGTGGGAGTCACCAATGGCAGAAGCAGCGTCTCCTAGCTGGGAATCTCCAGGGAGCCCTTTTGGCCCAGTAACTCCGGCCTCTCCGCCCCCTCCGGTACTCTTTAACTTTTGCCTCGGGAAGCTCTTGTTCTCGGGGCTTCCTGATTAAAGATTAACTGGGAGCAGTTTCTCTCGGTCTGCGCAAAGGGAGGCTAACAAAGCCCCAGAGGGGAGAGATGGCGGCAGGACTGCAGTTGGAGCGTGCCCTGCTGCTCTGGGCGTGCTGCGTGCTGTGGGCAGAGGCGGGCAAGCTCTTGGTGCTCCCCCAGGATGGCAGCCACTGGCTCAGCATGCACGGCGTCCTGCGGGAGATGCACCGAAGGGGCCACCAGGTGGAGGTGGTCGCCCCCGCAGCGACGGTCCACATCGCAGAGGCAGCCTTCTACACCCTCACGCCCTACCCGGTGCCCTTCCGGCTGGAGGAGCTGCAGGCCCGCTTCCGCGAGATGAACTACGGCGTCTTTGAGAAAGTGTCGCCGCTCGAGAACTTCTTCAAGACCAAAGAGAGAGTCCGGAACAACACGGCCCTGTTCCTGTCCTCCTGCGCCCACCTGCTCCACAACTCGGCGCTCATGGCCCGGCTGGCCGACGCCCACTTTGACGCGGTCCTCACAGACCCCTTCCTGCCCTGCGGCGTCATCGTGGCCAGGTCGCTCTCGCTTCCCGCCGTCTACTTTTTACAGGCGCTGCCGTGCATGCTGGACGCCCAGAGCACGCAGTGCCCCAGCCCGCCCTCCTACGTGCCCCGGGGCTTCTCGAAGAACACCGACCACATGACGTTCCTCCAGAGAGTGAAAAACGTGCTCCTGTCCGCGGCCGAGCCCTTCCTCTGCGACTTTGTGTACGGCCCCTACGCCCGGCTGGCCTCCGAAGTGCTGGGCGAGGACGTGAGCGTCCAGGACCTCCTGAGCTACGGATCCGTCTGGCTGCTGAGGAAGGACTTCGTAAAGGAGTATCCCAGCCCCGTCATGCCCAACATGGTCTTCATCGGCGGCATCAACTGCGCCGATCAAAAGCCCTTGTCTGGCGTGAGTACCGGCCAGCCCCGCCCTGCCGGGGCGGAGCGCAAGGATATTACCGGGCTTATGGAAGGGCTCCTGTGAGAGCTCAGCTCTGGAGGAGGAAGCAGGGAGGGGTTACCACGTAAGACCATTGGACGTGGGCCAGGCCAGCTAACCTCTGCAAGGGTTGATGGGCAGAgcgagaatttgaacccagggcttccctaGTAGTGGCAGTAGTGGCAGTAgtagtaatggtggtggtggtagtagtagtagtggtggtggtggtggtggtagtagtagtagtagtagtagtagtagtggtggtggtggtggtggtggtggtggtggtggtggtggtggtggtggtggtagtggtagtggtagtagtcgCTATGAGGACTCTGAAGTTCAGATAAGTTAGTAACTTACCGGTGACAAAGCTGGTAGGTGGAAGGTTCGAATCCAGGCCTTTTGCCAACAACTCCCATGCTCGGGTTTCTATAGCACTGCATGGCTTCTTGGTAGAGCTGGTGGCAAaggaaatacaataataataacaacaataactggcatttatgcAGCTTTTGAAGATTTCCCAAAGCCTTTACCAACATCTTATTTTATCCTAACAGTAACTCGGCTATTAGAcactattatgatccccattttacaggtggggaaactgagggagacgGAGGCTCAGGCGTTTGCCCAGGGCCATGGACCTTGTAAGCATCAGAGGCTAGATCCAAGCTCGAGCTCGGGGCCAGTGGTGTCCCCCCACTACCGATCTGCCTGATGGGGATGAAGACGATGGGAGAAAGCGTCGCCTCCCCTTTGGGTGCTCTTGGGAATGTCAGCTCCTCCCCTAGCTTCCTCCTGCTCCTATTTCCATCCCTGGTGctcattccctcccccccccccaggcagcCCTGCATAAATTGTCCTTTATCAACTAGGAATGAGAAGAGCCCACATTTTTGTCGCTTCCACACTGCAGGATGCTTTCTTTCTGTTAGCTCACCGCACACACTCACTACAGCTGTGGCAAGTCAGTGCAAGTCTAGGCACCGCAGGAACCCCCAGAGAGCCCTGCTCAGGCAGGGGACCCTCTGTGTCCCCAGAGAGGCCCCCAAGTTCCACCCATTGCTGTGTCTCTTGTGCTCCTCTTCTTTGGGCTTATTTGAGCAGCTTTGCGTTTCGGAGGGAGCGGCTGTCCCCGAGGTCCTCTCTAAAAGATGTGGAGCTCTGTGGGAAAGGCGACCAGACAAGCTGGAGTGAGCAGACAGAGAGCCGGACTTTGGGTCCTGGTCGTGGCTGTGAAAGGAAACTCAGATGCCCTCCGGCCCGACCCCTGCCTAATATTTAATCCTGTCTCCCATCTCccgtgtgagcctgagcaagttgCTTTCTCTCCCTGGATCCCACCCGGGGTCCTCACATACAAAATAAGGGGATGGGAGGGGCTGGCCTTAGAGGTTCCTTCCCCCCCTGTAGATCCAGAGTCCGTGAGGTCAGTGCCTGTCCAGGCTCTTCTTGCAGGCCTCTGTGACAGAAAGCTTGCCCTGAGCGGGGATGCCAGTGCGTTTGGGGAGTTTCTTCTTAGATTGAGATCAAACTTGCTTCCCTGCTGACTTCTCGTTGGTCCTCGCTTGGTCCTTTGCTGGcagatgtgacaaggaaatcactttaaaagattgatatatattaatttaaggttgccaaggaattcagctatgtaattcctaaatgaaaactcaagtcagcagtcaaccttttatggagtttaattacaaacaggaggaagaaagggattagagagaaagagagagagagagagagagagagagagagagagagagagagagagagagagagagagagagagaaaggggagagaagggaatagggcttaaataccccctctgtttaggctgggccaaaaggcccaagcccttagatagctgaggcaaagaaaagagataagtccctatcactcacatgaccaaaatggagaaacagtctcaggggcctccacctccagcctccttcagagcaaaacttctcagagcaaaacctctcgacctCCTTCAGatccacctcgctcagagcaaaacctcctcctcctctcctcagaccctgctatctttaaggaaaccatctaagttccctcccctcagttctcacatctaccaatcactgtcgatgtctcccctgtgccaatggtggctctagcttaacccaggaccgcccagaggtctgtcccctttgcacatgtctgttgaaggtcatattctcaaataattaaatcttgatctttgctgcagcccttcctaaatcctgttactctaagtagggtggagattgtattttccaagacctggttctgtcattccaagtatctctattgtatcaattctaaaatcaatcatgactcaaagaacttcctgttctatgcttaagcataggtcaaagccctttccattgttcagcaaaaggtttctgtcctaaagtagtcttaggtagggaggagaaggatcctcccatgccaaggggtttcacattccaatagagtttcttactatcagtagggaATTTTTTCCAGtgtgaaattttccaatggtgaaatttccaacattcataagtctaagaaattttaaggtttacacagaaTCCTGGCTCCTTGGGCTAGAGACGGTTTTGCATCCTGGAACCCAACATGGTGCCCAGCACAGAAGGAGCACCTAGTGAGACCTTCTCCATTGAGCGTAGCTTCTTGGGGCAATCAGAACAAGAGGAATCCCTCAGCTTTCAGTGTCTGCTGACAGCCACGCCCGCCTTCACTTCCATGTGCCCTGTCATCCTGGGCATTGGCGTGCTCTGGCATACCGTCCTCCCTTCTGAGTGGAGGGCCCAGACCCGGGCACGGCACTCAGGGGGCATCTCCACAGAGCAGGACTGGCCTTCATTCACTCACTAGCTAAGGAGCTTCCAACAAGTCATTGGACTTCTGAGACTGACTTCTTCCCCTACCCAAGGGGGCTTGTCATTCCCGGCATCGTGAGTCTAAGATCAACTGCAAAGTAAACCAACCCCGTTGCGGTATGTTTGCCTCCTCTTCCTGCAAAGCTCTTGCCCACTTTTCACAGGATTTCATGGGGTGCCCCCTGTTTTCTGTCAGCCCTTGAAAGCTCTATGAGGGTGGGCCTCTCccaaaggtgggggggggagccTCTGCCACTCCCCATCTCTAGTTCTCCCTACTAGGTAGTATTTCCAAGGACAACCTGAAAGAGCAGGATAGCCGTCTAGCCCCTGGGCTGCTCCTGCTTAGCTTGGCAGTCAGATCAAGCATTTGAAAGCTCGGCCTCTTTTCCTTCAGAACAAGCTGGCCCCTTTCTTTTTCACGTGACAGCATCTGTCCCCGAAGAGGGCTGCTGGGCTTTCATCTGCCACTGCAATGGCTGCACTCCTGCTGGGTGGCCTTTTCCGGTTCTTCCTGTTTCGCTCTGCATCGGTTCACGCGGATCTTCCTgtgcttctctcttctttagaGGCCGTGCTTCCCTGGCACGTCAGTGTCTATCATGCTCTCGTGCCTCGGTTTTTTGTCTGTTGCCCAGCGGGGAGGCGTGCACGTCCACAAAAGCACCACCATAAAAACTTGAGGACACTTGGGACTTTGTTTGGGACTTAAACCGAGGAAGTTCATGCTTTCACAAGGGGAACGTTTTCTGACACGGACAATAGCAGCGTGTGCTGATCTCTCTTCTACATGGGACGGTTCTATTGGCTTTGCTGGGAGGTAGCTCTTTCTCCCCAGACTTATTGGGGTGCCCCCTAATATTTGGGTCCTACCGCTGGGGACTGCTTGGTTTTTGTCTCTGGAACCCAGAGCCTGACTCGTTGTGGACTCTGGGCCTAACAAGTGAGTGCGGTGTAAAATAGAGCAACCGTAAGGCATCTTTATTTCGAAGTATTCAAAGAACGATCCAAATGGGTGGCAGGAATAGTTTGTTCTATCGTCATGGGGGGTGGGTGACTCTCTGCTCaccttttttctctctaaatattgcctccatttttctttttcagagccAGGCTCTTTCTGGGCTCAGGGAGGAGTACTGTGCCCCAATTGCATGATGGGCATTAAATTGGATGCTTCCTCTTCTTTTAGGAATTTGAAGCCTACGTGAATGCCTCTGGGGAACACGGAGTTGTGGTCTTCTCCCTGGGCTCGATGGTCTCCGAAATCCCAATGGCCAAGGCCATGGAAATCGCA
It includes:
- the LOC100025642 gene encoding UDP-glucuronosyltransferase 1A1-like isoform X9 is translated as MAAGLQLERALLLWACCVLWAEAGKLLVLPQDGSHWLSMHGVLREMHRRGHQVEVVAPAATVHIAEAAFYTLTPYPVPFRLEELQARFREMNYGVFEKVSPLENFFKTKERVRNNTALFLSSCAHLLHNSALMARLADAHFDAVLTDPFLPCGVIVARSLSLPAVYFLQALPCMLDAQSTQCPSPPSYVPRGFSKNTDHMTFLQRVKNVLLSAAEPFLCDFVYGPYARLASEVLGEDVSVQDLLSYGSVWLLRKDFVKEYPSPVMPNMVFIGGINCADQKPLSGEFEAYVNASGEHGVVVFSLGSMVSEIPMAKAMEIAEALGTIPQTVLWRYTGKPPSNLAKNTKLVKWLPQNDLLAHPKARAFITHAGSHGIYEGICNGVPMVLMPLFGDQMDNAKRMESRGAGVILNVLDMTSSDLSKALKTVINDKSYKENIMRLSALHKDRPIDPLNLAVFWVEFVMRHKGAPHLRAAAHDLNWIQYHSLDVIAFLLAIVLTVVLIIVKSCKFCFRKCFGKKGKAKKSTKPKSH